The following are encoded together in the Diabrotica undecimpunctata isolate CICGRU chromosome 7, icDiaUnde3, whole genome shotgun sequence genome:
- the LOC140446736 gene encoding uncharacterized protein, with amino-acid sequence MFLNIFKTLLLVAIVVLIAVSPSSATDYNKCPETSHQRSLIYHNTLTGRVIHVRIPGSGFFNAPITCLQITDINESFSTPVIEEGGYGKEYVVLRVDAVQPGEQLQYDVQIYIDQ; translated from the exons atgtttttaaatatttttaaaacattattgttGGTAGCAATAGTAGTATTGATCGCAGTTTCGCCATCCAGTGCAACTGACTATAACAAGTGTCCAGAAACCAGCCACCA ACGGTCCCTAATTTACCACAACACATTAACTGGAAGAGTTATCCATGTACGGATTCCAGGCTCGGGTTTCTTTAATGCTCCAATCACTTGCCTTCAG ATTACCGATATAAATGAAAGTTTTAGTACACCAGTTATAGAAGAAGGTGGATATGGAAAGGAGTATGTGGTTTTACGTGTTGACGCTGTTCAACCAGGAGAACAGCTACAGTACGATGTTCAGATTTATATTGACCAATAG
- the LOC140446735 gene encoding uncharacterized protein — translation MFLNIFKTLLLVAIVVLIAVSPSSATDYNKCPETSHQRSLIYHNTLTGRVIHVRIPGSGFFNAPITCLQITDINESFSTPVIEEGGYGKEYVVLRVDAVQPGEQLQYDVQIYIDQ, via the exons atgtttttaaatatttttaaaacattattgttGGTAGCAATAGTAGTATTGATCGCAGTTTCGCCATCCAGTGCAACTGACTATAACAAGTGTCCAGAAACCAGCCACCA ACGGTCCCTAATTTACCACAACACATTAACTGGAAGAGTTATCCATGTACGGATTCCAGGCTCGGGTTTCTTTAATGCTCCAATCACTTGCCTTCAG attaccGATATAAATGAAAGTTTTAGTACACCAGTTATAGAAGAAGGTGGATATGGAAAGGAGTATGTGGTTTTACGTGTTGACGCTGTTCAACCAGGAGAACAGCTACAGTACGATGTTCAGATTTATATTGACCAATAG